Part of the Streptomyces sp. NBC_01353 genome, TCACACTGGCCGGCAAGACCTACGAGAAGGGCATCGGCGCCCACGCCGACTCCGACATCGAGGTCTACCTCGGCGGCCGGTGCACCGCCTTCACCGCCGAGGTCGGCATCGACGACGAGATCAACGGCTACGGGGAGGTCGCGTTCTCGGTCGAGGCCGACGGCAAGGTGCTGTGGACCTCACCGAAGCTGACCGGCGCCTCGGCGACCGTGCCGGTCGACGTCGATGTCACCGGCGCCCGTCATGTCCGTCTCCGGATCACCGACACCAACGGCTCCAAGAGCGGTGACCACGGGGACTGGGCGGCCGCGCGCTTCGCCTGTGCCTGAGTGAGGGAGGGGGCCGCGCCGGAATCGGCGCGGCCCCCTCGTACAGCTCACTCCCCGGCGTCGCCCTCGGAGCTCTCGTCCCCGGATCCTTCGGCGCCCTCGGAGGGCGTCTCCGGCTCGGAGCTCTCCGGAGCCGATTCCGGCGCCGCTTCCGGACCGGGACGCTCCGGCTTCGGTGGCCGTGTCCGGCCGCTGCCGGGGTCCCTCAGATACGAGGTGTCGCCGCCGTCCGTCGCGAGTCCCGGGCCCGGTCCGGGACCGCCGTCCCGCCGTCGCAGATACCGCTCGAACTCCCGGGCGATCGCCTCGCCCGACGCCTCCGGCAGCTCCGCGGTGTCCCGCGCCTCCTCCAGCGTCTGGACGTACTCCGCCACTTCGCTGTCCTCGGAGGCCAGTTGGTCCACGCCCAACTGCCAGGCCCGCGCGTCCTCGGCCAGCTCGCCCAGCGGGATCCGCAGGCCGATCAGATCCTCGAGACGGTTCAGGAGCGCCAGCGTCGCCTTCGGGTTGGGCGGCTGCGACACATAGTGCGGCACCGCGGCCCACAGGCTCACCGCGGGCACGCCCGCGTGCGTGCACGCCTCCTGGAGGATGCCGACGATGCCCGTGGGGCCTTCGTAGCGGGTCTCCTCCAGATCCATCGTGCGCGCCAGATCCGGGTCGGAGGTGACCCCGCTGACCGGCACGGGCCGCGTGTGCGGGGTGTCGCCGAGCAGCGCGCCCAGGATCACCACCATCTCCACGCCCAGCTCATGGGCGAAGCCCAGGATCTCGTTGCAGAACGAGCGCCAGCGCATCGACGGCTCGATCCCGCGCACCAGGACCAGGTCGCGCGGCTTGTCGCCGCCGACCCGGACCACGGAGAGCCGCGTCGTCGGCCAGGTGATCTTCCGGACGCCGCCGTCCAGCCACACCGTGGGCCGGTTGACCTGGAAGTCGTAGTAGTCCTCGGCGTCGAGCGCCGCGAACACCTCGCCCTTCCATTCCCGGTCCAGATGGGCGACCGCGGTGGAGGCGGCGTCGCCGGCGTCGTTCCAGCCCTCGAACGCGGCCACCATGACCGGGTCGATCAGCTCGGGAACCCCCTCGAGCTCGATCACCCAGTGCCTCCTTTTCGAAGTTCCTGTCGTACGGACCAACCTTACGGCTTTCCCACGGCCCGTCCGCAGCCCTCGTGCACCACCGGGAGCCGAAGCGGCCTTGATCGACTACCCAGGAACCCCGCCCGGCACACGGCCCGGCTCAGGCCTCCCAGAGGGTGCTCGGCGCCTCCCGCCGTACGACCGGCGCGATCTCCTCGGCGAAGCGACGCAGCGTCTCGATCTGCTCGGGGGTCGACAGGCCGAAGCCGTCGACCGTGACCGACTGCAGGTCGTGGCCGTAGACCCGGTGCCAGCCGAGGATCTTGTCGATGATCTGCTGCGGCGATCCGATCAGCTGCGGGCCGTCCGCGATCGCGTCCTCGATCGTCCGGAACGGGGTGTTGTAGCCGGCCTTCCCCTCGAGATGTGGCTTGAAGTTCTGCCGCACCCGCGCCTCGTACAGCTCCTTGTACCGCGAAACAGCCTGCTCTGCCGTGTCGGCGATCAGCAGGCCGCCCGAACCCGCCGCCACGCGCGCGTGGGCCGGGTCGTGGCCGTACTCCTCGAACTTCTCGCGGTAGTGGGCGATCAGCTTCGCGTACGCCTCACGCGGCTGGATCGCGTTGGCCGTGAACAGCGGATCGCCGTGCCTGGCCGCGAGTTCGGGGGAGTTGAGACTGGTGGCCGAGCCGTGCCAGACGCGAGGGACTCCGGCGTACGGCCGCGGGACGGTGGTCACGCCCTTCAGCGGAGACCTGAACTCGCCCTCCCAGTCCACGCCTTCCTCGCTCCACAGCCGGCGCAGCAGCTCGTACTTCTCCCTCTGCAGATCCCATTGCCGCTCCTCGTCCAGGCCGAAGAGGTCGAAATGGCCGGCCTCCGCGCCCTTGCCGATGACCAACTCGACCCGGCCCCGGGAGATCTGGTCGAGCGTGGCGTAGTCCTCGGCGACCCTGACCGGGTCGAGGATCGCGACGACGGTGACGCCGGTCAGCAGCCTGATACGGGAGGTACGGGCGGCCAGCGCGCCGAGCAGCACCGTGGGGGCGGAGGAGAGGAACGCCCCCGCGTGCCGTTCGCCCAGCGCGTAGGCGTCGAAGCCGAGCCGCTCGGCGGCCTCGCCGACCGCGAGGACCTCCTCCAGCCGGTCGGCGGCGGACAGGAGTTCGCCGGTGAGGGGGTGCGGGGCGTGGCCGATGATGGAGAGCACCTGAAACTTCATGCCGGTAACTCTTCCCGCCCGGTGTTGCGACGGTATGGCCGCCGTGTGGCACGGTTCCGGGCACGCGTAAGGGGCGGCCTCTCATGGAGGCCGCCCCTTACAAGGCGCTACTTGCCGAGCATGTCCTCGACCTTGCCGCGGATCTCGTCCGTCGCCAGACCGCGGATCGTCAGCGTCGTACGGCGGCGCAGCACGTCGTCCGCCGTCTCGGCCCACTCGTGGTCACGGGCGTAGGCGACCTGCGCCCAGATCTCCGGCGCGTCCGGGTGGATGCGCTCGCCGAGCTCGGGGTTCTCGTTCGCCATCCGGGCGATGTCGAAGGAGAGCGAACCGTAGTGCGTCGCCAGGTGCTTGGCGGTGTCGGCGGCCATCCGCGGGCCGGGGGCCGGACCGTCGACGAGCAGCCGGTGCGCGACCGCGTTCGGGTTGGCGATACCGGGCAGCGGGAGCCGCTTCGGCAGCGTCGACACCGACTCGTAGTCCTCGCCCAGGGGGTGGCCCGGCAGGGACTCCAGCTTCTTCATCACCGTACGGCCGATGTGCCGGAAGGTCGTCCACTTGCCGCCGGCCACCGACAGCATCCCGCCACGGCCCTCGGTGACGACCGTCTCGCGCTTGGCCTTGGAGGTGTTGCCGGGGCCGCCCGGGAGCACCCGCAGACCCGCGAAGGCGTAGGTGATCAGATCGCGCGACAGCTGCTGGTCGCGGATGGAGAAGGCGGCCTCGTCCAGGATCTGGGCGGTGTCCTTCTCGGTGACCTCGACCTTGCCGGGGTCGCCCTCGTACTCCTCGTCGGTCGTACCGAGCAGCAGCATGTCCTCCCAGGGGAGGGCGAAGGTGATGCGGTACTTGTCTATCGGGGTCGCCAGCGCGGCCTTCCACGGCGAGGTCCGCTTCAGGACCAGGTGCGCGCCCTTGGAGAGACGGATGGAGGGGGCCGCGTTCGGGTCCTCCATCTTGCGCAGGTGGTCGACCCAGGGGCCGGTCGCGTTCAGCACCAGGCGGGCCGAGACACCGAACTCGTCGCCGCTGGTGCGGTCCTTCAGCTCCGCGCCCGTGACCCGGCCGCGGGTGAAGCGCAGCCCGGTGACCTCGGCGTGGTTGAGCACCGTGGCACCGGCGTCGACGGCCGCGCGGACCGTCATCAGCGCCATGCGGGCGTCGTTCATCTGGTCGTCGCCGTACACGGCCACGGCCTTCAGGTTGTCCGTGCGCAGCTCCGGCACGTCCTGCGCAGCCTTCGCCGGGCTGAGCAGGTGCCCGACACCGTCACCGAACGCCGACAGGGCGGAGTACGCGAAGACACCGGCGCCGAGCTTGGCCGCGCCGTGCGGGCCGCCCTTGTAGACGGGCAGGTAGAAGGTGAGGGGGTTGGCGAGGTGCGGTGCCACCTGACGCGAGACCGCACGCCGCTCGAAGTGGTTCTCCGCCACCAGCTTCACCGCGCCGGTCTGCAGGTAGCGCAGACCGCCGTGGAGAAGCTTGGAGGAGGCGGAGGAGGTGGCGCCGGCGAAGTCGCCGGCGTCCACCAGGGCCACCCGCAGGCCCGACTGCGCGGCGTGCCAGGCGGTGGAGATGCCCAGGATGCCGCCGCCGATGACCAGGAGGTCGTACGTCGCCTTGGAAAGCTGCTCCCGGGTCTCGGCGCGGCTCGGCAGGGAACCGGCAGCCGGTCGCGTCCCAAGGGCAGGGACGCTCTGCAGGGTGGTCATGTCGATCTACTCCTCGTCCTCGATCCAGCCCATGGTCCGCTCGACGGCCTTGAGCCAGCTCTTGTACTCGCTGTCACGCCTGTCGGCGTCCATGCGAGGGGTCCATTCCGCCGCGCGGCGCCAGTTGGCGCGCAGGGCGTCGGTGTCCGGCCAGAAGCCGACGGCCAGGCCGGCGGCGTAGGCGGCACCGAGGCAGGTGGTCTCGGCGACCATCGGGCGCACGACCGGCGCGTCGAGGAAGTCCGAGAGGGTCTGCATCAGCAGGTTGTTGGAGGTCATGCCGCCGTCGACCTTGAGCGCGGTCAGCTCGACGCCGGAGTCCTTCGTCATGGCGTCGGTGATCTCGCGGGTCTGCCAGGCGGTGGCCTCCAGGACGGCGCGGGCGATGTGCGCCTTGGTGACGTACCGGGTGAGGCCGGCGATCACACCGCGGGCGTCGGAGCGCCAGTACGGGGCGAACAGGCCGGAGAAGGCCGGCACGAAGTAGGCGCCGCCGTTGTCCTCGACCGAGGACGCGAGGGTCTCGATCTCGGCGGCGGACTTGATCAGACCCATCTGGTCGCGCATCCACTGCACCAGCGAACCGGTGACGGCGATCGAGCCCTCCAGGGCGTAGACCGGCTTCTGGTCGCCGATCTGGTAGCCGACGGTGGTCAGCAGGCCGCTGTAGGAGTTGATGATCTTGTCGCTGGTGTTCATCAGCATGAAGGTGCCGGTGCCGTACGTGGACTTGGCCTCGCCCTCGGCGAAACACGTCTGGCCGAACAGGGCGGCCTGCTGGTCGCCGAGCGCGGAGGCGACAGGGACGCCGTCCAGGACGCCGCCCTTGACGGTGCCGTACACCTCGGCGGAGGAGCGGATCTCCGGAAGCACGGCGTCCGGGATCTCCATGGACTGCAGGATCTTGTCGTCCCAGGCCATGGTGTGCAGGTTCATCAGCATGGTGCGCGACGCGTTGGTGACGTCGGTGACGTGGTGACCGCCCTCGACACCGCCGGTGAGGTTCCAGATGACCCAGGAGTCCATCGTGCCGAAGAGGATGTCGCCGCGCTCGGCGCGCTCACGCAGGCCATCGACGTTGTCGAGCAGCCAGCGGACCTTCGGGCCGGAGAAGTACGAGGCCAGGGGCAGACCGGTCTCGCGGCGGAAGCGGTCCTGACCGACGTTGCGGCCGAGCTCCTTGCAGAGGGCGTCGGTGCGGGTGTCCTGCCAGACGAGGGCGTTGTGGACGGGCTCACCGGTGTTCTTGTCCCAGAGCAGCGTGGTCTCGCGCTGGTTGGTGATGCCGATGGCCTTGACGTCGGCGGAGGTGATGCCGGCCTTGGCGATGGCGCCCGCCACGACCTCCTGGACGTTGGTCCAGATCTCGGCGGCGTCGTGCTCGACCCAGCCCGGCTTCGGGAAGATCTGCTCGTGCTCCTTCTGGTCGACCGAGACGATCCGGCCGTCCTTGTCGAAGACGATGCAGCGGGAGGAGGTGGTGCCCTGGTCGATGGCGGCGATGAACGGGCCGGCGGTGTGTGCGTCGGTCACGGTGTGCTCCAAGGAGGTCTGGGTGGAAGGACGTCTCAGGCGAACGCGATGTTGTAGATACCCGCGGCGATGGCGCCACCCACCAGGGGGCCGACGACCGGGATCCATGCGTAGCCCCAGTCGGAGCCACCCTTGTTCGGCAGCGGGAGCAGGGCGTGCACGATGCGCGGGCCGAGGTCACGTGCCGGGTTGATGGCGTAACCCGTCGGGCCGCCGAGCGAGAGCCCGATGGAGACCACGACGAACGCGGTGATCAGGGCGCCGAGGACGCCGAGGCCCTTGCCGCTGTCGTTGAGGCCCTGGGTGAGCACCGCGAGGACCAGCACGACCGTGCCGATGATCTCGGTGGCCAGGTTCTGCCAGACGACCCGGACCTCGGGCCCGGTGGAGAAGACACCGAGCACCGGACCGGCGTTCGGCGCGGTCTTCTGGTCGACCATGCCCTCCTCGTGCGGCGGCGCGGAGATGATCTCCTGGTCCGTGAGGTGGGCGTGGAACTGTCCGTAGTACGCGACCCACACCAGGAACGCGCCGAGCATGGCACCGACCATCTGGCCGGCGAAG contains:
- a CDS encoding PAC2 family protein: MIELEGVPELIDPVMVAAFEGWNDAGDAASTAVAHLDREWKGEVFAALDAEDYYDFQVNRPTVWLDGGVRKITWPTTRLSVVRVGGDKPRDLVLVRGIEPSMRWRSFCNEILGFAHELGVEMVVILGALLGDTPHTRPVPVSGVTSDPDLARTMDLEETRYEGPTGIVGILQEACTHAGVPAVSLWAAVPHYVSQPPNPKATLALLNRLEDLIGLRIPLGELAEDARAWQLGVDQLASEDSEVAEYVQTLEEARDTAELPEASGEAIAREFERYLRRRDGGPGPGPGLATDGGDTSYLRDPGSGRTRPPKPERPGPEAAPESAPESSEPETPSEGAEGSGDESSEGDAGE
- the glpK gene encoding glycerol kinase GlpK, giving the protein MTDAHTAGPFIAAIDQGTTSSRCIVFDKDGRIVSVDQKEHEQIFPKPGWVEHDAAEIWTNVQEVVAGAIAKAGITSADVKAIGITNQRETTLLWDKNTGEPVHNALVWQDTRTDALCKELGRNVGQDRFRRETGLPLASYFSGPKVRWLLDNVDGLRERAERGDILFGTMDSWVIWNLTGGVEGGHHVTDVTNASRTMLMNLHTMAWDDKILQSMEIPDAVLPEIRSSAEVYGTVKGGVLDGVPVASALGDQQAALFGQTCFAEGEAKSTYGTGTFMLMNTSDKIINSYSGLLTTVGYQIGDQKPVYALEGSIAVTGSLVQWMRDQMGLIKSAAEIETLASSVEDNGGAYFVPAFSGLFAPYWRSDARGVIAGLTRYVTKAHIARAVLEATAWQTREITDAMTKDSGVELTALKVDGGMTSNNLLMQTLSDFLDAPVVRPMVAETTCLGAAYAAGLAVGFWPDTDALRANWRRAAEWTPRMDADRRDSEYKSWLKAVERTMGWIEDEE
- a CDS encoding glycerol-3-phosphate dehydrogenase/oxidase, coding for MTTLQSVPALGTRPAAGSLPSRAETREQLSKATYDLLVIGGGILGISTAWHAAQSGLRVALVDAGDFAGATSSASSKLLHGGLRYLQTGAVKLVAENHFERRAVSRQVAPHLANPLTFYLPVYKGGPHGAAKLGAGVFAYSALSAFGDGVGHLLSPAKAAQDVPELRTDNLKAVAVYGDDQMNDARMALMTVRAAVDAGATVLNHAEVTGLRFTRGRVTGAELKDRTSGDEFGVSARLVLNATGPWVDHLRKMEDPNAAPSIRLSKGAHLVLKRTSPWKAALATPIDKYRITFALPWEDMLLLGTTDEEYEGDPGKVEVTEKDTAQILDEAAFSIRDQQLSRDLITYAFAGLRVLPGGPGNTSKAKRETVVTEGRGGMLSVAGGKWTTFRHIGRTVMKKLESLPGHPLGEDYESVSTLPKRLPLPGIANPNAVAHRLLVDGPAPGPRMAADTAKHLATHYGSLSFDIARMANENPELGERIHPDAPEIWAQVAYARDHEWAETADDVLRRRTTLTIRGLATDEIRGKVEDMLGK
- a CDS encoding MIP/aquaporin family protein yields the protein MSSSDIFIGEVIGTAVLILLGGGVVAAVVLKRSKAQNAGWLAITFGWGFAVMTAVYMTGTLSGAHLNPAVTVGIAIKDGDWNNVPVYFAGQMVGAMLGAFLVWVAYYGQFHAHLTDQEIISAPPHEEGMVDQKTAPNAGPVLGVFSTGPEVRVVWQNLATEIIGTVVLVLAVLTQGLNDSGKGLGVLGALITAFVVVSIGLSLGGPTGYAINPARDLGPRIVHALLPLPNKGGSDWGYAWIPVVGPLVGGAIAAGIYNIAFA
- a CDS encoding LLM class flavin-dependent oxidoreductase translates to MKFQVLSIIGHAPHPLTGELLSAADRLEEVLAVGEAAERLGFDAYALGERHAGAFLSSAPTVLLGALAARTSRIRLLTGVTVVAILDPVRVAEDYATLDQISRGRVELVIGKGAEAGHFDLFGLDEERQWDLQREKYELLRRLWSEEGVDWEGEFRSPLKGVTTVPRPYAGVPRVWHGSATSLNSPELAARHGDPLFTANAIQPREAYAKLIAHYREKFEEYGHDPAHARVAAGSGGLLIADTAEQAVSRYKELYEARVRQNFKPHLEGKAGYNTPFRTIEDAIADGPQLIGSPQQIIDKILGWHRVYGHDLQSVTVDGFGLSTPEQIETLRRFAEEIAPVVRREAPSTLWEA